The Desulfobacterales bacterium genome includes a window with the following:
- a CDS encoding cytochrome c3 family protein translates to MLKSIMTVIVIFILLIAGDLAAVAEKAEVTMDAIFVPVGRLALAPPVGVTPKRSAVAFPHSQHFGYTCKTCHHKWDGNSQVQSCTASKCHDQLSSMGKSKRTRANKREAIRYYKYAFHQQCIGCHREIKNHNKKLERSRKKITQPLQWPGPTSCVGCHPRE, encoded by the coding sequence ATGTTAAAATCGATAATGACCGTTATTGTGATTTTCATCTTATTGATCGCCGGCGATCTGGCGGCTGTTGCCGAAAAAGCAGAAGTGACAATGGATGCTATTTTCGTGCCGGTGGGCAGGCTTGCGCTTGCGCCGCCGGTCGGTGTTACACCCAAACGGTCGGCGGTGGCTTTCCCGCACTCACAGCATTTCGGTTACACCTGCAAAACCTGCCATCACAAGTGGGATGGAAATTCCCAGGTGCAGAGCTGTACCGCATCGAAATGCCATGATCAGCTATCCTCAATGGGGAAATCCAAAAGGACCAGGGCGAATAAACGGGAAGCGATTCGCTACTATAAATATGCATTCCACCAACAATGTATCGGCTGCCACAGAGAGATAAAAAACCATAATAAAAAACTGGAACGGTCAAGAAAAAAGATCACGCAACCACTGCAGTGGCCTGGACCAACCTCATGTGTTGGTTGTCATCCGAGAGAATAA
- a CDS encoding HDOD domain-containing protein yields MKATGCPLENFGFIRLRSSTTAEALAKNRKLDKTEDCFTPALLHDLGKLVLGKFVKAEQSKIDSLGAKGVPFAIAEKEVLKTDHAEIGALILSKWSFPDYIIDAVRWHHYPVGLESSNLPLEIVYIANLLSHTTGDSQSDDDLLNQPDSSVLERLGIDSEQYNVFAAKTRNWMKKLSDTLTFD; encoded by the coding sequence TTGAAGGCTACGGGCTGTCCCCTGGAGAACTTTGGCTTCATTCGATTGCGGTCTTCAACTACCGCGGAGGCTTTGGCGAAAAACAGGAAATTGGATAAAACCGAAGATTGTTTCACGCCGGCTTTGTTACATGATCTGGGGAAATTGGTCCTGGGAAAATTTGTAAAAGCGGAGCAGTCCAAAATCGATAGCCTTGGTGCAAAAGGTGTGCCGTTTGCTATCGCCGAAAAAGAGGTCCTCAAAACGGATCATGCTGAAATTGGGGCGTTAATTTTAAGCAAATGGTCATTTCCAGATTATATTATTGACGCAGTTCGGTGGCACCACTACCCAGTAGGTTTAGAAAGTTCGAATCTGCCCCTTGAAATTGTTTATATAGCTAACTTATTGAGTCATACGACTGGTGACAGTCAGTCAGATGATGATCTGCTTAACCAGCCGGATTCTTCAGTGCTCGAACGATTGGGTATTGATTCTGAGCAATATAACGTATTTGCAGCAAAGACCCGCAATTGGATGAAAAAATTGTCTGATACCCTGACCTTTGATTGA
- a CDS encoding L,D-transpeptidase family protein, whose protein sequence is MSGCSRGHQARALSREATDYFDQGKYQASLSKYEQIIEKHPAVTDRVLFEMGIIYAHPKNEQKDYQKSLECFQKIVKEYPDSKYRRDSQMMIFKIHNVINKDKIIAAQQTQIEASRRELKTKDSEIVSLQENIETLEQNNETLQHKIFLLRTDPADKVLVEKKERQLTLFSKGDVIKTYKIALGGNPVGPKVMQGDNKTPEGIYTIDSRNSNSEYHLSLHISYPNEKDKKRAKELGVSPGGDIMIHGIKNGLSWVGESHAKFDWTKGCIAVTDEEMQEIYRLVPNGTIIEIRP, encoded by the coding sequence GTGTCCGGATGCAGTCGGGGACACCAGGCCAGAGCGCTCTCCAGGGAAGCAACTGATTATTTCGACCAGGGAAAATACCAGGCCTCTCTGAGCAAATACGAGCAAATTATTGAAAAACATCCTGCGGTAACGGACAGAGTCCTCTTCGAGATGGGTATTATTTATGCCCATCCCAAAAACGAACAAAAAGACTATCAAAAGTCTCTCGAATGTTTTCAGAAAATCGTAAAGGAGTATCCGGATAGTAAATACCGGCGGGACAGTCAAATGATGATATTTAAAATCCATAATGTCATTAACAAGGATAAAATAATTGCTGCGCAGCAGACGCAGATCGAAGCTTCTCGCCGAGAGCTAAAAACCAAAGACAGTGAGATTGTCTCACTGCAAGAAAATATTGAAACGCTCGAACAAAATAATGAAACGCTCCAACATAAGATTTTCCTGCTCCGGACGGATCCGGCGGATAAGGTCTTGGTAGAAAAGAAAGAGCGACAATTGACGCTGTTTTCAAAGGGCGATGTGATCAAAACTTATAAAATAGCCCTGGGGGGAAATCCGGTTGGTCCGAAAGTGATGCAGGGCGATAACAAAACACCGGAAGGAATCTACACCATCGATTCAAGAAACAGCAACAGCGAATATCACCTGTCTCTTCATATATCCTACCCAAACGAGAAAGATAAAAAGCGCGCAAAAGAGCTGGGTGTTTCTCCGGGGGGGGATATCATGATCCATGGCATCAAAAATGGTCTTTCGTGGGTTGGTGAATCGCATGCAAAGTTTGACTGGACCAAAGGGTGTATTGCCGTTACAGACGAAGAGATGCAGGAAATATACAGGCTGGTGCCAAATGGTACGATTATTGAGATAAGACCATAG
- a CDS encoding Lpp/OprI family alanine-zipper lipoprotein, translating into MKKSLLVISIMLALAIAIGGCATKSDLEEVQAREKAIGAKADQAAQDAEAAKAAADEAVQKANEAVERAEEAERRAEERERIAAEKERIAEEQARIAEEKAKQAEAAFQKSMKK; encoded by the coding sequence ATGAAAAAAAGTCTATTAGTGATCTCAATAATGCTTGCTCTCGCTATTGCTATAGGGGGTTGCGCAACAAAAAGTGATCTCGAGGAGGTGCAGGCACGGGAAAAGGCGATTGGCGCGAAAGCCGATCAGGCGGCCCAGGATGCCGAAGCTGCCAAGGCAGCAGCCGATGAGGCTGTGCAGAAAGCCAATGAAGCAGTGGAGCGCGCTGAGGAAGCTGAAAGGAGAGCAGAGGAAAGAGAGAGAATCGCAGCTGAAAAGGAGAGAATCGCAGAGGAACAGGCGAGAATCGCAGAGGAAAAAGCGAAACAGGCTGAAGCTGCTTTTCAGAAATCGATGAAGAAGTAA
- a CDS encoding L,D-transpeptidase family protein — protein sequence MQEAVKSVPLHIHSEDKIERNDFFVTKEDDVIGRLAAVRVERGDTLPDIARHFSLGINTVSAANPGVDTWVPEAGGRILLPLSFILPDARREGIVVNLAAMRLFYFRKDGQLLAVSTYPVGIGTTEQPTPMGKMVITRKKYRPTWYVPAVIARDHRKKGDPLPAKIPPGPLNPLGEHALYLSKSGYLVHGTNKPASIGLRATYGCIRLYPEDIKRLFKNTPVKTPVRIVHQPYLVGQRDGIIYLEAHKPFEGSGTAEMKRAYAQLRNIEKRTGHAFDWKRVGQVMGEARGFPVPLFDIRNGRQKRYSETLNLRRPNKLYGKPEIPELKPDAWYVLAATLRDEVDALRLAAIINHQGPPIPARVLSTSGRHRVLAGPFKNRSEAKNAAKRLKIDLEIDSILVEPTNRG from the coding sequence TTCTTCGTTACAAAAGAAGATGACGTCATTGGCCGGCTGGCGGCCGTCAGAGTTGAAAGAGGGGATACGTTGCCGGATATTGCCAGGCACTTCAGCTTGGGAATCAATACCGTCAGTGCTGCGAATCCGGGGGTAGACACATGGGTGCCTGAGGCCGGCGGGCGCATCCTGTTGCCGCTGAGTTTTATTCTGCCAGACGCCCGTAGAGAAGGTATCGTGGTCAACCTGGCGGCTATGAGGCTCTTTTATTTTAGAAAAGATGGACAACTATTGGCCGTGTCGACCTATCCGGTCGGTATCGGAACCACAGAGCAGCCTACGCCCATGGGCAAAATGGTTATAACGCGCAAGAAGTACCGGCCGACCTGGTATGTACCGGCTGTGATTGCCAGAGATCATCGCAAAAAGGGAGATCCGCTGCCCGCGAAGATACCACCGGGACCACTGAATCCATTGGGAGAACACGCGCTCTATCTAAGCAAGTCAGGCTATTTGGTCCACGGTACGAATAAACCGGCCAGTATCGGTCTCAGGGCAACATATGGCTGCATAAGACTCTATCCGGAAGACATAAAAAGACTTTTCAAAAACACGCCGGTAAAAACACCTGTACGCATTGTTCATCAGCCGTATCTGGTCGGCCAGCGTGATGGCATCATTTACCTGGAAGCGCATAAGCCTTTTGAAGGATCAGGCACCGCTGAGATGAAGAGGGCATATGCACAATTGAGAAATATTGAAAAGAGGACAGGACACGCCTTTGACTGGAAAAGGGTTGGGCAAGTAATGGGCGAGGCCCGCGGATTTCCGGTTCCCCTATTTGATATCCGGAATGGAAGGCAAAAGAGATATTCGGAAACCTTAAATCTAAGGCGTCCAAATAAATTGTATGGCAAACCGGAAATACCGGAACTCAAACCGGACGCGTGGTATGTTCTGGCGGCTACTTTGCGCGACGAGGTTGACGCTTTAAGGCTTGCGGCAATTATTAACCACCAGGGTCCACCAATACCGGCAAGGGTGTTGTCAACGAGCGGTCGCCACCGTGTTCTTGCTGGGCCTTTTAAAAACAGGAGCGAAGCGAAAAACGCAGCAAAACGTTTGAAAATTGATTTGGAAATAGACTCTATATTGGTTGAACCGACCAATAGGGGTTAG